Below is a genomic region from Lineus longissimus chromosome 16, tnLinLong1.2, whole genome shotgun sequence.
ATCTATGcaatagcgcagtgtccgtcgtcctctCCTCTGGTCGAGTCTTTGcaatagcgcagtgtccgtcgtcttcTCCTCTGGGTGAATCTATGCAATAGACTCTACTATTAAAGAGGACCCTCGCCAAATTTATTACTCCCCAAAGCTTTTTAATATCACGTGCACTTTATATAAATATTAGCATTGTATTATGTGCATTATGTATTATCTGTTTTGTGTATTATCTGTGTCATTGATGTATTTAATTTGTATATACTTCTCCTTTAAGGaggttttattaaataaataaataaatagcgcagtgtccgtcgccCTCTCCTCTGGGTGAATCTATGcaatagcgcagtgtccgtcgtcctctCCTCTGGTCGAGTCTATGCAATAGATCAGTGTCCGTCGTCTTCTCCTCTGGGTGAATCTATGCAATAAACCTTACTGAGTGGACCCTCGCTAAATTACTCACCAAAGCTTTTTGATATCACGTGCACTTTATATAAATATTAGCATTGTATTATGTGCATTATGTATTATCTGTTTTGTGTATTATCTGTGTCATTGATGTATTTAATTTGTATATACTTCTCCTTTTAGGaggttttattaaataaatgaataaaataaataattaaatgaatagCGCATTGTCCGTCGCCCTCTCCTCTGGGTTGTCTATGcaatagcgcagtgtccgtcgtcctctCCCCTGGGTTGTCTATGcaatagcgcagtgtccgtcgtcctctCCTCTGGGTTAGTCTATGcaatagcgcagtgtccgtcgtcctctCCTCTGGGTTAGTCTATGcaatagcgcagtgtccgtcgtcctctCCTCTGGGTGAATCTATGcaatagcgcagtgtccgtcgccCTCTCCTCTGGGTTAGTCTATGcaatagcgcagtgtccgtcgtcctctCCTCTGGGTTGTCTATGcaatagcgcagtgtccgtcgtcctctCCCCTGGGTTGTCTATGcaatagcgcagtgtccgtcgtcctctCCTCTGGGTTAGTCTATGcaatagcgcagtgtccgtcgtcctctCCTCTGGGTTAGTCTATGcaatagcgcagtgtccgtcgtcctctCCTCTGGGTTAGTCTATGcaatagcgctgtgtccgtcgtcctctCCTCTGGGTGAATCTATGcaatagcgcagtgtccgtcgtcctctCCTCTGGTCGAGTCTAtgcaataccgcagtgtccgtcgtcctctCCTCTGTGTGAGTCTATGCGATAGCGTAGTGTTCATAGCGGGGCATAGACACTACTCTCAACTTCTCTCTGTCTTTTAGCAATTCTTTCCTGGTCATTTAGCTCCAGTCCTACGGACCTCGCCTCTGCCTCAGTGGGCCATCTCCAGATCGTGCGTGGTCTACCACCTCCGCTTTTTCTCTTGGGAAGCCATTTCAAGGAGTCACGGTTACACGTGATGCTCTTCGGTCTGTGCAGAGTGTGAAACATCTAGTTTCACTTCCGTCTGGTAACTGGCGTCTCCATTAGATTCTGACCAGTTCGCCAGGTAATCTCGTCTTCCCAGCGTTGTCGGAGATGTTTTTTTCAGGCGCTTTTCAGTGAAAGTTTGGAGCTTGTTTGTGAACGCTTTCTTGGTGCTTCTCCACTTGTCACAGAAATATAGGAGAACTGTCTTCACGTTTGGATTGAATAATTGCGGTTTTGTTTGGCTACTTGACTACTCTGGGTGTCCAAATAAGCCTGAGGATCTTGAAAGCTCATGTCGCCTTACCAATTCTTACTGCGATGTCTTGATTTGTTCCACCATCCTTGTTCGCAGTGGTTCCACACCATCCTTCGCTTGTTCACAATGCTTCCAAGGTTGGGGAGCTGTATTGTCCACTTCCTCAGGTCCTCTTCTTTGAGGGATAATTAACGTAGTGGGCTAGGATCTTCCACTAGGATTCACGTTCAATGATATCAAAAGCCTTTTCGAAATCGACAAATGTCACACGTACAATGTTTAGTGTGCCACTTCAACGATTAAACAATGATGCAATTTGGTCGACCGGAATAGGTCTTTTTTCGAAAACCTGCTTGTTGTTCATCGCGTTGATTGTGGTCTTCTTTGGCTTTGTCCTTTTTTAGCGAAATTCTGTTTGAGACTTTCCCTGGAGTTGAGAGAAGTCTGATGCTTCGCCAGtcctttttttcagattccttcttttttcagatttttttaatAGTTTGATCAGATGGTCATGCTTTCCAGTCAATCAGAGTGGAGAACACTACGAACGCCAAGTCAGGGGATTCGCCTTTTCAGGATCGAAGACAATATTAACCCAGAAGGTAAGAATCACGTTGAACCATTTGTCTGACAGCTAttgtatgaatgaaataaaatatttctttcaggtCAGAGTACATGTTGCTGTATCGTACGATGCAAGCTATGGAGTAACAAAAAATATTCTAGCTAGCAGCGTTCGTGAAATGATGCAAAAAAGGTTTTCACGAAAATCCAGCTTTATGGTACTGAAATGAGGTTACAAGATTATCAAAACTGCTGAACAGTGCAGTGCCAGTTTATGAAAATCATACCAGTTAAAAAAGGAAACACTCTGCCAACAGTTACAGAGAAACATTGACATACTGGAAGTCAACAAACAGCCCACTAAGAGGTGAAGAGCCTAGCATGAAAGACAGCACTAAGACATTCTCCAGAATGAACCAATGAGTTATACACAAATAACGGTCAAATTGCAATTCGACCTCTGTAACTTGGTAATTGGTGGTTTCGGTACGTATAGTTGTGCATGACATTTTATCATCCTCCTCCCTTTCGTGGTGTGAGACAAGATTTCGGCTGTAACAATAACACTGACGTGAAAATTCGTCTCCGGCCTGTAGGCATGGTCGTGATATAATTGGCCCCCAGCAACGCAACGCATCTCGTTGGTTGGCAACGAGTGACATCACGTGGTGTGGGCCCAGATACTTGGACAGTGAACGAAAAACTGCCTTTTCAGCCCGCTTGGTGATAGACCAATTGGGCTTATGCTGTGCTCGAGGTGGTTAGTGGTGGTCTGTGATGCGTCCGTCCGTCTGTCTGTGCCACCGTCCGTAAACTTTTTGCCTTGTCCGTGCTCTACTGTCTTCATTTTTTGACGGATCAAAACGGATCATTTTCAATGATCTAGGCCAAGTTCGATTTTTGAGCGCAATTCGATTACTAATATGGCCACCGAGGGGCTTTTTGTAAAAAACTAAAAATAGCTGTTTGTTACTCCTGCTAAGAGCTAGGGAACTTCATTTTCTATCACAGGTACAGCTATTGAGGATACGTCATATATATataatacgggtttttgatttggccttgTTTTAAGGGAAAATTTGgtcaaatgatgaaaaatggCCGATTCCTTATTGGTGTCTTGTCAGCGCGTTGTTACGAAACTTTGCCTCATGTTATTTTGTGAAACTTATTCCTATAAAGTATCTTATTTGGTCTATTTCACGACCTTGCTGAACATTGCTTTGACATCATTGCGAAATTTCCGACACCCTAAACAATATGTGTAAAAGTTCACTGAAGGATTTAGCACGAGAAGCAAGACTTCAACCTCGTAGGTTACCTGACGTATCATAGCCATTCTTGGGGACAAGACCTGGTTTGGGTTCCATATCAACTGATCAAGCGTCCATGGTATATTGGTCACAAAAAACACAGACGTCACTAATAGCAACAGGACGGTAATGTGACTATCTTTCGGCTTACCACCGGAAGTAGCCATCATAGAGCCTCGTTTTCGTATCTTTTCCTGTATGAGTGTTGCAATGATGGACATATTGAATATCAAAATTAGACAAAATGGCGTAGTGAATAATCCAAATGATTGGATGAGGTGTATGGTGCCGTGGAACCAAAGTGGAAATATATTTGGATCGAATCTGCAGATTTCCTTGAGGACCATGGCTCCTGGTTTGACGCTTCTGAAACTGTATGGAATTAAAATAGCAATACCCGAAATATAAATACAGACGAGACAGATTCGACAACGTTTCATTGTACACCACGACGCCACCTTTAGGGGATAACGTACTGCAAGGAAACGGTCAAATGTCATGGCCGTTGTCGTCCAATTTGATAAGCCGTACACCCCGGTGAAAAAAGCCATAATGGGACAGACGTATTTACCGGATTTGAAAAGCATGTAGCCAGGATGATAGAAGACCATTGTTCTGATAATGATGTGACCGAGGCTGCAGCTGTCGCAGATTGCCAGCGTCCTCATGAAGAAGCATGTCGTCTGCTTAGCGTATTGAGGCTGCTTCAGGACCAAGTAGATAAGGAGGTTTCCAATCAGACCCCCGACAATGACAGCGGGTGGGAAGACTTTATTCAGTATAAACAGAATGATTGAAGATATCCGTGTGTCTTGTTCAGAAAGCGCTTCGGCCGTCTGTATAAGCGATGTTGTTATGGTTGTTGCCATTTTCGTGTCCACTTGTTTCCTACAACACCAGCTGAGCTGTGTGATATCTGTTAGTCTTGAAAAGACTTGGTTTAACTGATTGGGGGAAAGTGGGGTTTTATGCAGTTGGCATGATTACTAGCTCGTAGTATACCCTAGAATGTAGCCGGATATACAACAGTCGTTGTTGACCAGTTATTCAATTTAAACCGAAGTATGAGCAGTATATTTGTCCACGTTAACGCATGTCCGGGTTGACAAAAATACACCCAAAATCACTTATATGCCGTTAGCGAATAGTTCCTTGTGTCGGCACATGTGCCAGCAAAATCAGACATTTGCAGAAGTTGCACGACGGTGCATACAGTGACACCTATGAAAAGTGAACATTATAGTAATAGAAGCGTTCACCGAATCGAGGTGTTCACGGTATGTGTGTTGGTGATTTGACAAGGAATTATTGATCAGTTCCAGCTCGCACTTCCTTTCGACACCTAACACTtttaaaagaaaggtttttgagcCTTTGGAAAACCGTTATAGGATTTTCAGCCAACACTACTATGCACTCCTTGTACAGCATGGAGGTTTTCAAGCAAAATGATctacatttcaccaaaaatcTGCTCTATGTGGTGCATtttggtgttggttgaaccTTAAAAggcttttcaaaatttcaaaaatctaTCATGAGACTACATAAAAAATGGCCTTGTTCGTCGTGTCACAGGTGTCAGACGCTATCTTTAAACTACCATTTGATCAAGATGCTTCCACGTTTCGTCCAGTTCCTAAAGTCAACTTAACCGTAGGTCAATGTCGACGTGTTAAGTGATGGTAGGTGTTCAGACGGCGAACCGTTTCTCTAAAAACCCTGCTCCTTGTGACACACTCTGCAATGAGCAGCGCTCATCGCATCCGACGTTCGTGGCTGGAACTCTTTTCATTTGTATAAGGTCAGTAGATACATCCACACTGTGCAAGTGAGCACAAGATTGGTCAAAGTTTCCGTAGTCCGATTGGTTCACTCGTCATCGTACATAGggtccggtgtagaagtttgaaatgttctaGCCAAGGATAAAATGTCAAGGGAACAAGTTATTCTATTCAGCGCTTTAATCTCTTGAGGAATTGACAggcattgcctctatagaacaaTACCATAATCCGCCGGAAGACAATAGgactggacactttttccagggagacattttctacttctacaccgtcAGGTACTCCGAGGACCAAATTGATATAGTATCCATTCAAAAAGACCCTGATAAGGGCAAGAAATGAACAGTTCCCactgaccttgaaaaataacaCAGCGAGAGTATATTTGTGATTAAGCCAAGATCCTGTTTGATTACTTCACGAACCTGCAACTTTCCGTACTGTTCATCCGTGATTTACTATAGATAATTAATAAGACCGCAGGTTCAAGTCACAGCAAGGAGGTTTTTGTTAactaattgaaaataaaaatttgattacCGTAATAGCTGACATTAGATTTCCAATGTGTATTTCTCGCCTCATGTAAAATGATATGTGATCGCTTCAGCTTTTTTTCTCTATATATTGCCTCCTAAATATATGTGGCTATCTTTGTATACGTGATTTATTTTAGTGCGACTATATATTTAACTCATGATGCACGGTCGTCATTTGGATTAAATTTGATGACTTATAAATCTGATTCATATCTGATCAGAATTTAGAAAATCATTTTGCCGTTAACATAATTTACTGTAAAGCACAGTGATGTATTCACCACTGgaaatgaaacatttgaaaCTAGAAATGGCAGAAAATCAGAATATGATGATTATAATGTACTCCATGTCGTAGACTAGGCAGGTTTCGCGTTTTGAATTTTGGAAATGCATGGTAGACCATATAGTCATTTGTTGCATCTAATTCTGTGTATGTGATTAAGTTCTTTATATATACCACGCAAAATTGGCCTGTGAACGGATCTATATCGATCCATGGCTGGTCCCTTCCTTGATGTGTCACTTTCCACGGCTAACGAGAGTGACATCTGTCTGTGTTTGTTCTTCGGATTGTCCTTTTTCTTGACCaaatgccggtgtaatgtttttgagtgtttctgtttttgagtgtttcccctcattgtttgggaacgctcaaaaatagattgacaagtttttctgtgtatcccccctattgaaaagtcatggtctctctagctgcctattgtttggaaacactgacacatgggaaacaaccacagatgttacaccggccaatACAAGGCTGAGGAGGCCTGTCTCTCCCGTATGGACTCGTCTCAAATTAAATGTCGATTAAAAACGGACACAATATGTTTTTTATGTTGCTACTTGAATTTATTAGTCATTGCCAGAACATATGATAGAGACCGGAGATAATCATTTCTTTTGGAAATCTTATCTTcgtatttttttgtattttctctTTGCAATGAGATTGGCAAAGATTGAGAACGTCTACAGAAATCTGAAATTGCCTTGTCTAATTGAATATCGACCTCTTAATTTTACTGAGTGTCTTTGTGAGTTTGGGCTGCTTGACATTCTGTTTGACTTGCTTCTGCACGTTTTCGCACTTGGAGCAGCCGCACGCCGTTATCGCAGTGTACGTGTGAGTCTTGGTAGATCCACCTAAAAGGAAAGAAATACACATGAAAGCGTGTTGTCTTCGCATGAGTATCTGCATTTAAGGGTACAtaggtacatgtaatacatgaaTAGAATTTACTATTTCTGATAACAAAATGCCGAAGTTGTAGTTATTAAGCAACTGAGCAGGATAAAAATTGGCAGGTTCTTCTTTTTCCTGATGAAGTAGGCTAACGACAGCCTTGGTTAAAATCTGTTTTCAGTAAACGTTCCCAAATTATATAAAACTCATTATGTCAAAATTACAATCCTTTGAACGCTGATGAGGGTGCTGAATAAGGGATGAAAGTGGcaatttctatcaaaaattgGTGAAATCTGGGCTCTATTTTTTTTTAGTAATTTCAGTTTTTTGCTAATAAATATTATCAAGCAATTTCAAGGGGCACAGGAAATTTTCAAGGGACACACTGTTTAGCTGGGCAGACGCCGGAGACTAAAAAAGAGGGGTTGCCCTGTTAAGAAGTAGGGGTTGAGTCAATTTAACAAAAATTAGTGGCAACGTTAGAGGGGCTTCTCTCAATCTACCACACTTGTGCTATTTCCCACTTCTACTGACCTACGCATTTCAGTGTGATACTCTTTTTCTCGGTCACTGATGGCTGGCAACATTCGCACTTGTTCTTCATGAGGGTTGGGCTATTCGCGTCAAACACGGCAGTTGTTGGGCAGCTCCCAGAACACTGAGAGAGCTCGATCGATTCAGTTGACTGACAGTCGCCAATAGTCACTGGCACCTTCACCTTCGACGGCTGACAGGTTGATACTGAAAAGAGAAATTCGCATGTTGATAGAGCCATTCTTTGCCAAATTAAGAAGTGGTCCCTTGGTGACAAGTATTTGACAAACTATCACGTGTCCTCATTATGCTCGAATATGGTCCGGACAACTGCTCGTCTGCACGAAAATCGCTAACATGTTGCTGGCGGATGGTATAATACAGTTTGCCAAAACACGATGTCTGCAATGAATGAAGTTGGT
It encodes:
- the LOC135500556 gene encoding galanin receptor 2b-like — translated: MATTITTSLIQTAEALSEQDTRISSIILFILNKVFPPAVIVGGLIGNLLIYLVLKQPQYAKQTTCFFMRTLAICDSCSLGHIIIRTMVFYHPGYMLFKSGKYVCPIMAFFTGVYGLSNWTTTAMTFDRFLAVRYPLKVASWCTMKRCRICLVCIYISGIAILIPYSFRSVKPGAMVLKEICRFDPNIFPLWFHGTIHLIQSFGLFTTPFCLILIFNMSIIATLIQEKIRKRGSMMATSGGKPKDSHITVLLLLVTSVFFVTNIPWTLDQLIWNPNQVLSPRMAMIRQVTYEVEVLLLVLNPSVNFYTYCLGCRKFRNDVKAMFSKVVK